The DNA sequence TCGCAGTAGTTTTTGATTCGTTCGTGGGCCCCTTCCACCCAGAAGGTATGGGACACCATGCTACCATCGATATCGTCTTTGGGAGAAGGAATATCCATGACCGCTGCGATCAAATCCAAACTGGTATAGGATTTATAATCCCCAAACTTCCAGAGCTCCATCGTATCCACAAAGCTCGTTTCCCAAGGCTTTTTCCCCTGTACCTGTAGGATGTCCGGAATCGGAAGACCATGGATCATGTATCTGCGGCCCAAATACGGAAAATCGAACTCCTTGCCATTGTGGGCGCAAAGTCGATAGCCCGGCCGCTTCTCCTGATAGCCCTGAAGCATCGCGCCGAACTCTACCAGTGTTTTCCGCTCGTCGGGCCCAAAGTAGGATTGCACATGGAAATGTGGTTGATCTCCTTCGAATCTCAACACGCCAGCGGAGATACATACTACTTTCCCAAACTCCGCAAAAATGGCAGCCTTTTGGGCATACAGATCTTCCGGAGAAGTATCGGGATCGGAAAATCGGAACTTGTTGGCCTTTCGTTCCCAGAGCTTCTGCATCCTTTCGGATAAATCTTCAAATTGGGCATGGGAGGAGGCGGTCTCGATATCCACGAATAGTAGGTTCTCGAGCTGATTCGAGGTAAACATAGACAAAATGATATGCGGGTTTCGAACTAAAGGCTAGGGACACATCGTG is a window from the Pontibacter sp. G13 genome containing:
- a CDS encoding ribonuclease H-like domain-containing protein, translated to MFTSNQLENLLFVDIETASSHAQFEDLSERMQKLWERKANKFRFSDPDTSPEDLYAQKAAIFAEFGKVVCISAGVLRFEGDQPHFHVQSYFGPDERKTLVEFGAMLQGYQEKRPGYRLCAHNGKEFDFPYLGRRYMIHGLPIPDILQVQGKKPWETSFVDTMELWKFGDYKSYTSLDLIAAVMDIPSPKDDIDGSMVSHTFWVEGAHERIKNYCEKDVLTTAQVVLKMSRLPLVNMQEA